One Brassica oleracea var. oleracea cultivar TO1000 chromosome C7, BOL, whole genome shotgun sequence genomic window carries:
- the LOC106303813 gene encoding uncharacterized protein LOC106303813: MAPIQRTFSDISHQISTDNTLAKEPTPTATTTTLLSLAAISEVEDAKCECCGMSEECTPEYISRVRSKFSGKLICGLCSEAVEQEMEKMSNSELVVEKRREEAVKAHMSACSRFNRLGRSYPALFQAEAVKEILKKRSKTMVRPTKSEKGGLARSSSCMPALAKELKDRALVN, encoded by the coding sequence ATGGCCCCCATTCAACGCACTTTCTCGGATATCTCACACCAAATATCCACAGACAACACTCTAGCAAAAGAACCAACTCCAACCGCAACCACAACAACTTTATTGTCCTTAGCAGCGATATCCGAAGTGGAAGATGCAAAGTGCGAGTGTTGCGGCATGTCTGAAGAGTGCACACCAGAGTATATAAGCCGTGTGCGTTCAAAATTCTCAGGGAAGCTGATTTGCGGGCTATGTTCAGAAGCGGTGGAGCAAGAGATGGAGAAGATGAGCAACAGTGAGCTAGTGGTGGAGAAGCGGCGTGAGGAGGCAGTGAAGGCACACATGAGCGCATGTTCCCGGTTCAACAGGCTGGGCCGGAGTTATCCAGCGTTGTTTCAAGCAGAAGCCGTTAAGGAAATTCTCAAAAAGAGGTCTAAGACGATGGTTAGACCCACCAAGTCTGAAAAAGGTGGTCTCGCTAGGAGCTCTAGCTGCATGCCTGCTTTGGCTAAGGAGCTAAAAGATCGTGCTTTGGTTAATTAG